The proteins below come from a single Lineus longissimus chromosome 5, tnLinLong1.2, whole genome shotgun sequence genomic window:
- the LOC135487990 gene encoding uncharacterized protein LOC135487990, which translates to MEYGQSRLSPMDTLETQTNNMSISDRRRNPLHWTRIRTVLMELGISLLAGTGSSTQHWQQACCMPCGLVVKVWSDLEEEDMIEQVLAEHDRQNPECHEPRQRHKASKPSSNRGIGIFRNSNQDDLICDTDALHLDDEVVTDCAMYSPPTMTPKTQSGKQLPKSSHMGYHPSNALHPVFANRIQRLESMRIGAKLTGYSLEEAAEAGFVHLPHQNRSEVMCFYCGVKVNLLRHNDAWIEHAQANPFCDFIKREKGDSFINLVVDIRDVESAPAEFALQTSAQKRSPFTPAPQQTTQQVPNEQPAHFAQSQPPRRQQIRDVDKREIQARLDRDECQLIIGMGFSRELVGQVIGEQLMYNGDDFKSFMDMFKVVEEAAQALNMN; encoded by the exons ATGGAATATGGTCAATCAAGGTTGTCACCGATGGACACGTTGGAGACCCAGACAAATAATATGTCAATAAGTGACAGGAGGCGCAATCCGCTTCATTGGACCAGGATCAGGACTGTCCTCATGGAATTGGGGATCTCCCTCCTGGCAGGGACTGGAAGCAGTACCCAACACTGGCAACAGGCATGCTGCATGCCCTGTGGACTGGTGGTAAAAGTGTGGAGTGATTTGGAGGAAGAGGACATGATTGAACAG GTCCTAGCAGAGCACGACAGGCAGAATCCTGAATGCCATGAACCACGACAAAGGCATAAAGCATCAAAACCCTCGTCCAACCGAGGAATTGGAATCTTTAGGAACTCCAACCAAGACGACCTCATCTGCGATACTGACGCGCTGCATTTGGATGACGAGGTTGTGACTGACTGTGCCATGTACAGCCCGCCAACTATGACACCGAAGACGCAGTCGGGGAAGCAGCTACCGAAATCTAGTCACATGGGTTACCACCCCTCCAATGCGTTGCACCCCGTCTTCGCGAACAGGATACAGAGGCTTGAAAGTATGAGGATCGGGGCAAAGCTGACGGGATATTCCCTCGAGGAGGCAGCAGAGGCGGGATTCGTCCACCTCCCTCACCAAAACCGATCGGAAGTCATGTGCTTCTATTGTGGAGTCAAGGTTAACCTTCTGCGTCATAATGACGCATGGATCGAACACGCCCAAGCCAACCCTTTCTGTGATTTCATCAAGCGGGAAAAAGGGGACAGTTTCATCAATTTGGTAGTTGACATTCGTGATGTGGAAAGTGCCCCAGCGGAATTTGCCCTGCAGACGTCAGCACAGAAACGGTCTCCATTTACGCCTGCTCCGCAGCAGACAACGCAGCAAGTGCCAAATGAGCAACCAGCGCACTTCGCCCAATCCCAGCCTCCCAGGCGACAACAGATCAGAGATGTTGACAAACGTGAGATCCAAGCAAGACTGGACAGAGACGAGTGTCAATTGATTATCGGGATGGGTTTCTCGCGAGAATTGGTTGGTCAGGTGATCGGGGAGCAGCTGATGTACAACGGGGACGACTTCAAGTCGTTCATGGACATGTTTAAGGTGGTGGAAGAGGCTGCGCAGGCGTTAAACATGAATTGA
- the LOC135488671 gene encoding leucine-rich repeat-containing protein 4C-like has protein sequence MAKLSSCPQLCLLMLCAVSLMQRVKGDCSYVTNTYICRDIGSEVALDKALADGVQYADQVSTILLHGGSITQLKKGVFAGFPKLTMLRIEETGLKHVKAGAFDGIKNLEKLHLPNNGLTSFPIGLPNGLKVLDMYRNRLRASTLPVFESIKNLTSLLELNLSSTQLTEAMLPGSPFSTLSNLQKLDLSRNFINTVKNSLFKGLTNLRSLFMRQSEVFLIEDSALQPLESMTDVDFSRNQIQTIGVPVLKTLTGQESRSGLALAFDLSANPWSCSCHMLTVKTWFIDNGLQKFAKKMTCSNPENTFGMNLLDVPSESFICKRPSLIKCCHDVHLNPMTFYVRRVCTGWGVPLPSVSCKAPGKIFVTASIQSAQDERPVNNVALLFSNYGDTQVKLDYNCTAVNLDAATTIHCSWDPNLLGVDGTVRIAGRVELLIFVSFLIELFLYF, from the coding sequence ATGGCGAAACTTAGTAGTTGTCCTCAGTTGTGTCTGCTGATGTTGTGCGCCGTATCTCTGATGCAGCGCGTAAAAGGGGATTGTTCCTATGTCACTAATACGTACATTTGTAGAGACATTGGTTCCGAAGTCGCCCTGGATAAAGCTTTGGCAGACGGAGTACAATACGCGGACCAAGTTTCAACTATCCTCCTACACGGTGGGTCCATCACGCAACTAAAGAAAGGCGTATTTGCCGGCTTCCCGAAGCTGACTATGCTACGAATCGAAGAGACGGGCCTCAAACATGTGAAAGCAGGCGCCTTTGACGGGATCAAAAACTTAGAGAAGTTGCATCTCCCGAATAACGGACTAACATCTTTTCCAATTGGTCTCCCGAATGGGCTCAAAGTTTTGGATATGTACAGAAACAGACTTCGAGCATCTACATTACCTGTTTTTGAGTCTATCAAAAACCTGACATCTTTATTGGAGTTAAACTTGTCTTCGACGCAGTTGACAGAGGCGATGTTGCCTGGCAGTCCATTTTCCACGTTGTCAAATCTTCAGAAACTGGACTTGTCCAGGAATTTTATCAACACTGTCAAGAACTCTTTATTCAAAGGATTGACTAACCTGAGGTCTCTTTTCATGAGACAATCTGAAGTTTTTCTGATCGAGGATAGCGCGCTGCAGCCCCTTGAATCCATGACGGATGTGGACTTCAGCCGAAACCAGATCCAGACGATCGGGGTACCGGTGTTGAAGACCCTGACAGGTCAGGAATCCCGGTCGGGCTTGGCATTAGCATTCGACCTCTCCGCCAATCCCTGGTCCTGCAGCTGCCATATGCTCACAGTCAAGACCTGGTTCATTGACAACGGTCTGCAGAAATTTGCAAAGAAAATGACGTGCAGTAACCCAGAGAATACGTTCGGTATGAACCTGCTGGATGTACCAAGTGAAAGCTTCATCTGCAAGCGGCCATCTCTGATCAAATGTTGTCACGACGTCCACCTCAACCCGATGACATTTTACGTCCGTAGGGTGTGCACCGGCTGGGGCGTCCCGCTGCCGTCTGTCTCTTGCAAGGCGCCCGGCAAGATTTTCGTGACGGCAAGCATCCAAAGCGCCCAGGACGAGCGCCCCGTCAACAACGTAGCCCTACTGTTCAGCAATTATGGAGACACGCAGGTCAAATTGGATTACAACTGTACGGCCGTGAACTTGGATGCCGCGACTACCATACATTGCAGCTGGGACCCAAACCTCCTTGGGGTTGATGGGACGGTCAGGATCGCTGGAAGAGTCGAGCTTCTCATCTTTGTGAGCTTTTTGATAGAACTGTTTTTATACTTTTAG